Below is a window of Oryza brachyantha chromosome 10, ObraRS2, whole genome shotgun sequence DNA.
ATTCACTTGTTGTGGGGCTCGCAGACATGTTGTTTGTAGTAGTATCCATCAGTGGCATCGCGCCTGCGCCTATGGCTCCTCCGCCCCTCTTGGGGTGCCTCTTCACTCGCTTTGTCATGTCCCTCCCACGCTTATCCAACGGCACTGTGACCTCAGCCCCAATGGTGGCGTTCTAGTCACATAGCAGTGGTCGGTAgtggggaggaagaggagcatCAGTCCCAATAATGTCTATTGCTTTCTCAGCCGAAGAGTATCCCGTCTTTGCCTCACTGGAATCTTTGTTTATATCACCAGCGACACTAGTAGAAttggggaattttttttactcggTGTCTCGATGCCATATAGTATCGACGAGATATTTTAGTCTATAATAAATACGGTACACAGAAAACACGTATAATACCGATTTGGGCATAGGAGGTGGCATGAGAGTAGTTTCATATTCTTTAAACCCGTAAATTTCTAATGACATGGAtacaattaacaaaaaaatatttgtttcaaTTCTCTTATACAAGGTTTCTTTTGCATCAATTAAATACCTAAACAAAAAGACACGTGGTATAAAAAGgtgattaaatttagattattcgACGACAGTACTGTTCCACTTGGTACCACTGTAGTATCTCTTCACATCATCCCCATCGTCATCATGGCGAGCAGCAGCGACAACCAAGCGGAAGACACCGGGAAGGCAGGCGTCACCGCGGCATGGGACGAATACCGTGACAGcgatgacgacggcggtgaTGGCGCCGATGACGCCGCCTTCGCCTGCGACAGCGAGTCGAAGGTGAGAGTGTCGTCGTCGAGGTTATAGGTCATCCGCCTGCCGGCCTGCAGCATGCTGCCGACGACGGACACCCCGCCGGCCAGCGGCGAGCGCAGGATGGAGAGGCACACCACCCCGTGGCTCTTCTTGTACGAGTAGTGCTCTGGCTCCAGCGCCATGGCGGCGTCCTTGCCGGCGAGGAGCAGAGTGAGCTCCGGGAGCTTCGTTTCTTTCGGGTAACACTGTTGCTGTAAGCTCGCGTCGAAGTCGGAGCCGCCGCTCATCGCCGCGGCAGCTGTTGTGTGAAGCTCCTGCTTGAGGTGGTCGAAGAGTGCCGGGTTGAGGAAGGTGAAAGGCATGGTGGTGGTCAAGATCGCCGTGGTGGCGGCGTTCTTCCCGCTGACACGGCCGTCGCCGACCTTAATGCCGGTGATGTTGACGTAGTAGAAGCTAGGATCCATGTCCGCCGAGTCGACGACGGAGATGAGCTGGGTCGTGCTCTTCCGACCACCTCCCGTCGCTggcgccaccgcgccgtcgccgagccaGACGAAGCTCCGGCGATTGGCGTCGACGAGGTAGGAGAACGTCTTTGACGAGTTGGCGAAGACGCTCCCCCTGCCGAGGCCGACGATGGCGTAGTTGCCGTCGCCGTAGCCCCCACCGGGCCTGCACGCGTACACCGTGTCCTCCCCGGAGAAGACCCGCttgccgccggagccggacgTGGACAGGGACACGTTCCCCTGCAGGAGGGCGTCCTTACCTGCGCTGCAAGCCTgcgccgcgcctccgccgccgcagctcggccgccgcccgccggcgtaCTGCTTGCACAGCGGGTCGCCGCACTGCACCCGCCGCTGGCCACCGCCGCACTGGCTGGTCCAAGTGACGTCGCTGGTGACGTCGACCACAAGGGCGGAGAAGTCCCTGCTCCCGGCGCTGACGACGCTGACAGCGCCGCTCGGGCCCACCCGGCCCTTGCCGccaacaccgccgccgccggcggcggcgctgcgctCTTCTTTATCTTCTTTGCTCTTCTTGTAAATCTCCTCGACGATGGTCTTGATAAACTCAGTCACCTTCAATACAACTTTGCCCTTCGACAACGCAGCAATAGACCGGGCCTCCTcgtccgccgcggcgtcgtcaGCGCCAGCGGCCTGAGCACCgacggacgcggcggcgccggcgagtaggacgaggacgacgaccgcGGCGAGGCTGGTTGTTGGTGGTACAGCAGCACTACTACCACCGCTAATCTTCGCCATTGCCTGATGATCAATGCGTGCGCGTATTGAATtattgatggatggatgctgtGAAGTGAAGTGTGTGCGCTTAAACGATTGCCGGAAGCTGCTTTTATAGCAAACAGAGAAAGGGAGGGGTCCGTTCAAAAAAGCTATTCtcaaacttaattttttttaatgaagataaattaatagtaataacttatataattataacaaaaataataaacattactgtgaatatatatgtcctatttagagtttaaatttattattttaaaccTGCATATTTTATGGAGTCATacatcatattaatctatatttgtacttttttcaaactatttttataaatatttagatgaGAGGAGTTGTCTGAAGGTACGTAGGTTCCCTAGACCCGGTTCAAAGCACTAAAAACAAGATAAACGTCccatatatttcatatatttcgTTCTGGCTTCCGTCACTTAACATCCACCGAAGAAATTAGAATAATGAACATGTTCCGTACCTCCGTGCGTCTCCATGGCTACCGGCGGGGCAGGAAGCTAGCTAGGCCGGCATGGGAAGGAATTTGACACGTTGTCTTATTGTCTACTAGAATGATGCGTGCATCCATGGGCAAGTGGAGGAGACGGTCGGCGACTGGTGGTTGGAGGAGGCTCTCGCCGTCGTACGCCCACGGGGCGCGACCCACGGGACCGCGTGGGGGAGCTTGACGCTTGAGAGCccacagaaaaacaaaaggagtgTAGGATACTCCTATATGTAGtgtcatattataagttatacttTGAgtttattataagttaaatattctttttggttggtcaagtttataaaataaatatggtaatatttttttacacgaattagtataaatatatttaattatcgatttaataaaattaacttagtGTCATGGATGTTAGtatacttttttaataaaattggtTAAACTTCAACAGATTATATGCACTCTTAGCTTTTTCcacaataaatttaaattataataaataaacaatatttatacAGGTATTTTAATTAGATGAATAGTCCCACGTATATTAAAGaaaaaccggagggagtatcagcGAGAACTTTTTAACATTACAAAAGATGCGCTTTCTCCGGCTAAAGTGTCATGTACgttttgattattattttataccaAACAGAGATATACAAACGATAAATTAACtatcctaaaattttaatataaatttcaaatatgtttcaaaaaattcatacaTATAAGGTTTTTAGGAAAATTGCACTATTTATAATCTCAAAAAATGTGTCACGGTTCCCTTGTTTTGGAGGAAGAATGGTTCCACCACATCACATGCACAGATGCTATGCACCTCGGTTGCTACGACATGAATATGATAGAagtaagttttaaaaaataaatgtaataatatataattagttaattctAGTAATTTTGAAATAGGGTTATTTCCATCCGCACGGGTGATTTCCTAAGATCACTGTTCGAACTACCGTATGTTTTAGTCCATTTCCTCAAGAGAATCATTGCCTGTGAAAATACGTCATTTTAGAATGTATTTGACCTAAACAGGAGCTCAAACATTTTAAAAGTGGCTTCCGTAAACACAATAGCATGTAGCCGGTGAAAATGGTTACTTTTCCAGctattcatcacaaaataaaaatgatatttatagGACTAAAATGTACGACCGTGTTCAGGCCCGGTCTTGGATTTTCGAGCATCGGGTGCAAAATTAAACATAGGGACCttaatatatacacacatatatagaataaaaacatacatgaaaacaatatttatatggaATACTTTacaaatcataaatattatcCAAATATTTCTAGATATAAACTCGTTAATAATGGTAGCAATATCAATCTTATTTAGCAATTTCTTAATGTACAAAGTGTTAGGAATTAAACTTATATAGATTAGAAAGCTGCGGCAGCCGTCCGTAGTCAGCAGTAGGTGTGGTAATGGGTTACGATACTGGGGTCTTTTCACAATCTTAATTaacatttacaaatttaactcAAAATCTATAAATTCTTAGGCTAGTCTCTATGCTCAATTTCACTGTATAGTTTCTAAAACAACTAACTCGATAAAACGCTGCATGAATCAACTACTCACAATGTAACGTTTCATTATACCATTTCCTaagctaaataaaacatttaattactaCTGAAAGTTTGATTGCATAGAGAGAGTGTTTGATTGCACGAAATACTTCAAGTCACTCAATGCGAGTTTCACTATATTACCGAGGATTTGTAACGGCGCCTAATGgtttcatggccatgaaactaatttcttctctctccttataatttcatataaatatcCCTTTTGTATTGATGTGTTATCtaattaatgtgcatgacaccTCTATGAACCTCTATTGAGTCTAGCCTTAGCACACCCATTTACACCAAACCCttaaattgtatatataaaaagttggATCCATTACTGACGGGCCCTACTCGATAGAGATAATGCTTTAAACCTGTTAGAGATAATCGATCCTGTTCTAGTGCTTTCACAATCCTAATTAACCCAAATAGGAGACTTAGCCTCTTAACTATCCAATCTGATATTCATGCTCCTATAGAGATTTAAACCCAAGATATTAGGTGTTACTTAGGTCACTGCAACTACTAGGCCACATGTCCTTTTATCATACATGTACCACTCAATTTAAATTCAGGTACCATAGCAATGAAAACTTAGTTCAAAACACCAAATAGCAAAGGAGTAGCACCCATATATTTAGAGCctgtttagataaaaaaatccttggaCTCATAGAAAAAAGTCCATCCTCTTTCAAACAAGAAACAAGATAGTTTAGAATCCTTCGGACTAATTAGTTCTGTCTCATCCCTAACGTGCCGCGCAGAGTAGTTTAGAATCCATGGGCGGCCCGGCCCCTCCATGCATCTCCATGGGCCATAGCTACCGGCGCAATGTGCGTAAAGTAGTCCTGCTCGGCTCCCATGCTGTGGTGTTGGAACTTGGGAAGCTAGCTAGGCCTACATGCAAGGAATTTGTCACGTTGTGTTATTATAGAACGATGCATGCACTTACGCTGTTGCCTCAGACCGGCGCGGGGCGGTCGCAGCGGCAGCGGGGGCTCGACCAGAACGTGATCGCAATGTTTTCGACCATGGCGTACACCGACGTGAAGGATACGCTCGAGTGCATCGTATCAGCGAGTTCGACGATGACGAGACGCTGCGCATGTTGATATATGTTG
It encodes the following:
- the LOC121055489 gene encoding uncharacterized protein LOC121055489 is translated as MAKISGGSSAAVPPTTSLAAVVVLVLLAGAAASVGAQAAGADDAAADEEARSIAALSKGKVVLKVTEFIKTIVEEIYKKSKEDKEERSAAAGGGGVGGKGRVGPSGAVSVVSAGSRDFSALVVDVTSDVTWTSQCGGGQRRVQCGDPLCKQYAGGRRPSCGGGGAAQACSAGKDALLQGNVSLSTSGSGGKRVFSGEDTVYACRPGGGYGDGNYAIVGLGRGSVFANSSKTFSYLVDANRRSFVWLGDGAVAPATGGGRKSTTQLISVVDSADMDPSFYYVNITGIKVGDGRVSGKNAATTAILTTTMPFTFLNPALFDHLKQELHTTAAAAMSGGSDFDASLQQQCYPKETKLPELTLLLAGKDAAMALEPEHYSYKKSHGVVCLSILRSPLAGGVSVVGSMLQAGRRMTYNLDDDTLTFDSLSQAKAASSAPSPPSSSLSRYSSHAAVTPAFPVSSAWLSLLLAMMTMGMM